In Coffea arabica cultivar ET-39 chromosome 9e, Coffea Arabica ET-39 HiFi, whole genome shotgun sequence, the genomic window AAATTACCAGAATAAAATGCTactatttcctttttcttcgtATAGAAGAAATACCCATCTGATTGGAATTTATATGACTGTAACAATGGGAACACTCCTAGATGTTGCAGTTGGAGTGGAGCAGTACTATGTTGAAGATGAACCTTCAAGAATGATGGAGACATGCTTCTAAAATTTCCACGTACctgaaaattttggccaattgtTTTGCATCAAATGAAGGGATGTTGAGGGAAGAAGTCGGTTTGAAAATGAGACCCCTCGGAGATGGTAGAATTCTCCTATCAGGCAATTTCAAAGACCTAGTCAATAACAATTAGAAACATACTGGCAGGAGAACGCCGCGCATGCGCGAATGTAATGATGCCCAGTAATGTCCAGCTgagtaattaattttttaatattaattaattcaaaaaaaaaagtaatgtaTTAAGGATCGCGGGCCAGTGGCTGCATAGTTTAGCTAAGTAGAAGCGAAAATTACCAGCAATGTATTTAATTCGTAGGTATATTACACAGCATAGTTCAGCTAAATTCGTTAAGCATGTGAATAAATATTAAATGTGTGATACCAAGGAAAAATCTTTTCAACTCCGGTATCGTCGAAGATCAAAGCTGTAAATATATTTTCAGATTCCGGAACAAAGACAAGAGTTTCGTTGTGCTGCAGTTGATGCTCAAGAATGAAACCTCTCCAGTTTTGATGAAGGCGTTCATGTTTTACACCTATCTGAGTACTTTTATTTCCAGTATTGATAAGTAACTTGGGAGTCTTGGAACCATTGATGAAGTGATCAATAAAGCGTGGAATTTTCTGTCATGAAGAGGTGCAGATCAGAAGATATgcagaaacaaaaggaaattgCTTCCAAGAAAGTTGAGACGACAAAGAGAATGCAGGTAAACATGGAATAGCTTACCAAACTGTTTGGAGTTGCAGAGTTAAATATTTGATAAAAGCAAATCGAATCAGATAGATCCTGGCAGAAATTCGGTCTCAGCGAGGAAGCAACTTGCTGTTGTCTAGTAGGTGTATGGATATCATCTGCAATTAGTGATTATGcgttaaattaaaaattatatatgatATGGATGAGGATATGAGATAGACACAGTGATATTTTGACCTCGTGATGCGACGACATTCATGTGCAACAGGTCTGGTAGGGGAACTGTCCAGGGCaataaaacttgtttttgtaGTTCACAAAAGTGAATGACATCAAATATCAGATTCCCGCTATGTCGAAGCAACAACGTGTCATGTCTTTTAACAATGTTGTGTTCACAAAAAGCATCCCACCCTTCTTCGAATGAATGATCAGTAACTGTGATAGTCCATTGCCGCAGTCCAACCCTTAGAATGATTCTATTGCAATGATGCTGATGAAGCAACAATTCAAACTGAGTAGGTAATACCTTGAAAAAATGAGGCAGGAAAATAACGTCAAAGAATACCATGCTATTCAACTCTAAATGCTGCAATATAGGCGAACATGAACTAAAAGTTAACCTGTCCTCTGTGGATGCATTTGAGTAGAAAACAGCATGCTGGTAAAGAGCTATTTGTCGGATGAAAATTCGTTGGAGATACAGACATTGTTTCTGCCATTGATCTATTAGGAGGAAAGTTGAAGAATTGAAAAATCAGAAAAGTGGCTTGTTAATAGAAATTACAAGCACAAGTCTGGTAACCTTTAGGCCAAGTTTGGTGTTTGAAGGGGGTAaaaaaccaaaaacaagaaCGTCTAGTGTCAATTCATCTTAGATGCACATTGTAGCAAGTTTAACTGCATTAATGTGCCTGATTAAATGAGAGATGTAAATGTTCTTTCACAACAGCTGCAAAAGCGATTAATTGGTAATGTTTGATAAAGCAAAGTAAATGTACAAAACAGGATATGTGTCAATTTGCAGTGAAATAATCAATTCAaattacagaaaaaaaaatagttgctGTGAAAATCAAAACTAGAAATGATTCTGTACAAACCCTGATCAATGGAGTCGCAGTCTTCTTGCCCATCCCCTCTAAATTCCTCGGGCACACAATGTTCTTCTTGCCAATTTTTCTTTAGGGACTGCCGGGCAGAGTAACAGTTAATTGTTCTAGTTTCAATGTAATTGTGCACCTAATTTTGGACTTTTGTGTCTAAACGTATATTAACTACAAAAACTGACTAATGATCTCAGGCGATGCAAGAACTGACTATGAACAACTACAAATCAAGGACGCCAAATATATGAACTACGGGCAAGCAGATAACTGACCTACAATATACATAGAAACATAAGAGTTCCAGATAACAGTATGAGCAATTTCAAAGACCTAGTCAATAACAATTAGAAACATAAGAGTTCCAGATTGCATGCACCAGATATAACTCAAGGTGTGGACGTATATTCTTCCCGtttaaacacaaaaaaaataaaataaaataaattcttGACTGGTtataatgaaaataaataagCAATTCGATAACCCACCAAAAACAAGTAGGCACTTAAACTGACAATCTAAGATCCTGATGCATGCACACATAGAAGCATACCAGAACTAGTAGACAAAGTAGAAGCCATGTGAAAACTAGAAACTTTTGCATTGTATGAAAGTCAGATGTAGGCCACATTCACCAAAATGTTAGTTCGCACAAAAATGAAGGCTTTAAAATTTAGCTAATAAACCTCCCATCACAAATATCCTAAGCAAAACTAGTCAAGTGACCTACTTCTTGCCAGCCTTCTTCTTTGAGCTAGTATTAGCAGACACCGGTTTGGGATGCTTCTCAGCTTCACTTGGGTCCAACCATTTGAGGGGATGGTGATTGAGAAAAGGCCAATTGGGAACAGTAATGAGAGAAGTCAATAGAACGCCAGCAGCATATATCAGCAGCATTATCTGAAATGAGCCCAAAACATAGCCTGAAATAAATGCCACCACAGCAGAGCTCACCAGCATTATCTGCATGAGCTGCTCTGCTAGCTTCTGCCCTTGCCAATCCATCTATCAATAGATAGCATAAGACGTCtatcacacaaaaaaaaaaaaaaacattaagaACGAGGATAGGAACTGGAGATAGATGACAACACATCCAAGAACGAAGTACACTAAGGCTGTGTGTGGTTCCCTGTCAAAATTGTTATTTTATCCAACAGAAATGTAGCTCAATTCCCTGGGACACAAATGCTATTCTAGCAGAGAACCACACGAGGCTTAAAGGTAAAATCCCATCTAATACTGCCCTAAAACAATTCGTTCATTCGAGGTTGGAAGTCAAATAAGTGGAATGCTTGCTCCAAAATGGGGAAATTTTCCACGTATCCGAGGTAATTGCAAACAAGAAAcagaaattaaaggaaaaaacaccaaatttctactcaaattccttccacaATTCTCAGAAGTAGAGTGCTCTTCACTTTAACAAAATTGTAAAACAAAAAATCGTGAATTGGACTGAGCATATAGAattaagaagaggaaaaaaagtGCCAAGAATTCTACACAGATATGATAAATAGAAAGAAGTACATAAACATGTATTGACATATAGCAGATAAATTGGGATCACATCAAAATTCAGATTGGCCCCCAATAGAGGGCGCCTagcatacacacacacacataatgAATCCGGAGACTGGGAtcaaaatggtaaaagaatATCTTCATCTTGCACAGATTTTACATTATAAATTATGTACTGttccaaggaaaaaaaaggcgAACAACTCTAGCAAGGTAAGAACTCTAATACTACAAGAACTAAGATTCACATCTCTAGGCCCCAAACAAAAGCAACGACAAAGCagaaataaaagttgtagtaaaAGGAACATAAAGCATAATAGTGGATCCAGTAGAATTAGTTACAACTTTCAAGTgcccactagaaattattaACCATTCTCACCAGTATTCACTGTAAAACAAAATCAACGATATCTCCCTCTCCCAGGAACCTTTGAAGGCAACTAATGTTCACCAAGGATTGGAAAAGCTCATATGTCAGACTGGTTAGCAAGATGGATATATATAAATGTCGGGAAGATGATTGTTGAAGGTTTTCAACAAGATAAAGAAATACAACTGCCCATCTTCCCAAAAAAAAGATATTGCAGAGAACTCTTTCGAGCAAAGTGCAATGACAAATTAGCACAATGTCGATACACACAATCCCTGCTTTCTCTAACCATGAGATGTGGATACTAAAATCCCAACCCACATCGAAGTGAATCATAAAAGTATGTTAGGTTGAAAGATATGAAGACTTGTCATTTACTAAACAATTATCTTCCCCACATGCCAAGGGACAGAAAGCTCCCAATCTGCCAGCTTTTCTTCACTTCAAAATTGAGGGCTGTAAATAAGGTTGCAACAGTTTATcaatttaagaaattaatactaAAACATCCATGACAGACAAGCTAGTCTGAAGCCCACAAAATCACACTAGAAAACACAAGTTTTCCTTGGTTTGTTCTAATAATTAAAGAAAGACGACTATATAATCAAAATGTATCATCGTTTACTGAACCGTGGATCATGAAGCTCAGCAGGTTCACCCAATAACAATGCCAAGTTTTGTTCCCCTGAAGTTTACGAGAGACCCGTTCACATTAAACGGCAACAGGCCCCTGCTTTTTTCATCAGGTTACACTACCGACAAGTCCAGTCAAAAACTTAAATAGCCAAAAAAAACATACATATAGAGCAGGAAAAGAACTAAATGGCCATCAAAAAAGAAGATCAAAGCATCCATTTGTTTAAGTGATAAGAAAGAGAGCAATCGATACCTTGAAATGAACACGGAGATGAGATCCCCTAGCTTTGCAGGCtgcattttaaaaaattttaacaaaattagCACAAAATCCCTAAAAAATCGatgataaaaaattttgaaacataTCTAAGaatgaaaaaacaaataaaaatctagtttaaaacccaaaaaaaaaagagggaggaAAAGAGCAATTACACTTGGTAGGGTTATCGGGCTCGCTTTAGTACTTCACCTGAAAAAAGCACCCCCCAAAATACCAAAAGGCTGTTATAATTAGAGCATTTTGACATGaaaaatcaaaaccaaagaCGAAACTGATAATTACGCAAATTATTATAAGGACTAAAGCAGGAAGAAGCTGAGAGGAGGAGAGAGGCGAACCATCTTTTTCAGCGTGGGTGAAACGGATGGGAATATGCTTGTTTTTCAGCAGAAAGTCTTGTGGTGTTCTGCTGCACATTTTCTAAGGCTCCGTCAGCCCAAagatttctttccaaaattccGGTGTACAATAAAGCATGTAAACGCAGCATTATGGACCGAACAAAGTCCGGTCTTATGGGCATTAACCTCACAGGACGAAGTACATATGGGCTGGGAAAAGGAGACCCAGAAGCCGAAACTAATCGAAATGGGCAATTGCCGCCAAGGATGGTTCCGCCgagtcactttttttttttttagcaagacTTATTGCGTTTGCATTTATTATTTGGACTAATCTTTTTATACTAAAAATGTAACTTTTGCATATACGTCATAAATATAATAACAGTGATACTATATACAATGTGTCCTCGTAGATATACTCTAATTGTTTTGTGAAATTTAAGCATTAGTTCCAAATACAATTTCTAAATCCCTTCTAGTTTTTGATTGAGGTTATCAgtaggtttgcatttttgttattaattttataattatttcttcctttttattttaccaaatattAGGTTATTTGGTagattttacttattttttataattgatGTTGGTTGTAGGGATTTAGAGCAAAAAGGAATTAAAAGACGTGATTTTCACTGAATTTTTATACTAATCAAATGACGTGGTTCTAATTGTTCCTCTCTAATAAAGCgaaaaacttgtttttatttcagtATTGGCCATAACTTGTAGTCCCAATATCACCCCAAGTGGACAGTGACTTTCACGTCGAAAATGTTTCAGTTGGTGGTGCCACCGTGGAAAGGATTTAATTggatacaaaatttaaattaaattactaaattaGGCTAAAACAAAGTTACATAAGTATAAAGTTGAATGATTAAAATGACCATTTCCCCTTAATAAGGGGGACTTGGGAAAGAGCAATTCTACCAGTGTTTCTGTTCATTATCAGGGAATGGACGGAGGAATTGACGGCGGCGGGAGTTCATCAACTTCAATGGGAACTGTCAATTTGAGAGGGAAAGGAGAATCTTTGCCGGATTTGACCGGTAAGGTTCATCAGTTGCCATGCTGCATCAAATACGATGGTCCGACCGCCGTCTCTCACTACTTCAAGCCCATACCCACCGGTATATGAAGTTGTTTATCACTACTATTATTGAAATTAACATTTTAATAGAGATTAATTGGTAGCAATTTTTTATCTgattattaatttataaaatGATGGTGATGATAGGGGTAGAAATTGATGGTTTGAGAGTGGAGGAAGCTTACTTCAGAGGCAGAAAATTACAGGGCACAACCGTTCCCCTTCCTCAAGGGTACTCTGGTAATTCTAACTCTTTGCATCTATTTTcccattatttttttaaatatattgagTATATGTTGTGTCCCTAATTATTCTTGCTACAATAAGcatcattgaaaaaaaaaatcatattattctaaatggaaaatgcaatgtAGTTTTGGCTGATTTATGGCTAAatgtttttttctttgattttttggaTATTACGCGGAAATGAAAGGACTTTATGTAGTGTATTTGTAGATAAGTGTTCTTGTTATTATCGGTTGGAGGTGTATATCCACTGAATATATTACAAAGTGTAACAAATTTTagttaaaatatgaaaaataatgTTTGAAGTCAATTAGAAGATAATGCAGAAGTATCAAATTTGGATTAGCAAATTTCGAGTTCCTCGGTCCCCAACATGAATTAGATAGAGTCAGAGTTAGGCCTTGGTGCAGAGAGGAAATTTACGGATTCAGTAATGTGCAAGTTTATATTTGTTTCATCTATAAAAGAGGATTATCAGGAGGACAGAATAAAAGCTGAGGCTTACTGCACTATTTTGATAATTGTTGTACTAAGGAAATCTGCTGGATTGGTAGGTGGGAGCTTTTGGAGAGTTCTGGAGATTGTTGTGGCTGTCTGTTTACTGAAAGAGGAGTCAATAGTTGGAGTTAGAGCCAATGCTAATGATTATCATTGTTTTGGTCTTTTGTAATAAGTTGTTGCCTGTTGTTGATGGTGGTAAGAAAACTGGAATATAAAGTTCTCTGTCAAATTTGGTTCCAAGATTAGTGGCCTTTTTGGCAGCCCTGTAGCTTGGCAAGCTATCCTGTCTGCTTGCGGAAGcagaagataaagaaaagggagaaatgTTATGAGTTGGTGTTACAATTGCAGAATAGATTACCCATTAATCATCTGTTATTACATTGTCCTGTAAACTGTAGCCCACTGCTGGAACTTTATTGTCTGGACATTCTGGTATATGTCAGAGAGTGTGATTGGCTAAATGCTGTGGGAGTATGAGGCTGAGAAAGTTGGTTTCTTTGTTAGCATAGCACCCATACTTTGTCCATTGGCTCATGGCTGGATACTTTTGCTCTAAATTTACTGGAACTTTTTTGGTAAAAACCTTGTGTCCAATGTTGGTTGCAAACAAATTCACTTGCTTATGAAACATTGGAAATCACCGTCCGATAGTGATTTATTTGAGAATATGACGTCCTGAATCAAAGTTTCTTTATAACCTCTGCATGTTTCTAAGAGGCACCAATGGTGTGTTAGAAATGATGCTTGTTCTTGCCAGTGTCAATAATAAATCCTAAAAAACCTGCTGAATGCTCTTCAAACTTAGAAGGGATGGAAACATCACTTCAGAGAACTATCTTAGAGGGCCTTAGTCATCTGGCCACATAGTAAGTTGTCTAATATCTTACTCCCAGAATTAGATGTGTCTCTCATAATCATCTGAGTTATTTTATGTGAACTTTAGGAAGATGTGTTCCGCTAAGGGCAATTGAAGTGTGAGGATTGGTTGCTAGCTTCTTCTTGTTGTAACAGCATGCATTCGTTGTTAACCAATATTTATGCGAAGATCAAAATAATCTTTTCTGTTCTGTAAAAAGGAAGCAAATCGTTGACAGCATAATCTTTAGCATAAGATGTGTGTACATCCTAATTTCCTTAGGTATGGGTTTTGTTGACTTATCTCCTGCAATTGTGGGTTGAGAAGAATTAGTGTTGTTTTCTAGTAGCATCTGAGCTTTCCTCTGATAGTCTTGCCATATTAAGAAGTGGCCTTGCTGCTATTTTCCTTGTCTAATTTCGATGCCATTTCAAAACATCAGTTGCCAAGTTATGGCTTTTATATTCTGTAAAAAGTTGATCTTGGCTACTTTGGTGTTTGCAACATACAAGATTGTAGTTGGCCAATGTATTCTGTAGTTTCCAAGAAAGATTTATGAAAATACTGGTAAAGGTTGTTGTAATTACCTTTTAGATTATTGATTTAAGAAATGCAAATATCTCTTGTATGCCCACTTCTTGTGCTTATGGTGAAATTGGACACTGGAATTTATGCATTTGACATTCTCTTTAACCGCTCTGAATACTCTTGGTGTTCATAATTTGCAGGGTTTGTCTTGGGAAAGACTAGTCTAGGCAAGCAAGCTAATATTCCCGAAGAAAATCCAAATTGCTGGGAAACGAAGGCAAAGTTTCAAAATGTAACAGTATGGAACCATGATAGTCTCCCTTCACAAAATGATGCTTTCTTGAGAGCTTTTCACTGGTTTGCTGTTGCAAAATCTGTAAGTGTTTTTCCTCTATTCCTGATCTTGAGAAGAATCAGCAATAAAGCTGGATACACATACATTGGTTGATAACAGTATAGTAGTAATATCcttctgctttttctttttcaaaatttccaatttaGCATAGTTTTACTTACTCCATTGGACATTGTGCCTAGTTGCTGATCCAACTTGCACAAACAATTTcttgaaaacaagagaagaaGATTGCTACAATGTTTGACCTCTTTTCCGATCTTTATATGAATGCAGCTACACCAACCTGTCACTGCTGAAGATCTTGAATCTTCATCCATCAGTCAGAAGCTGGAGTAACCTTTCAGGTGCAAAAACATGTCTAGTTGCTCTTTCATTTTATCTTCACTGGTGCATATGATGCATGTTTAGGTTTAATTTGcaaattgaagaatttcttgGGGTAAAATCACTCATTCACAGGCGTTATTCTCTGTCCCTGCCCCAATTAGAGTGAACTTTAATGTCTTTTAGGTTAACAAGCTCGCAATTAACTCATAAAGTGCTCTCTTGTCTGCTTGTGACCTGGTTGGTTATAGATAGCGCTGACCATTCCTGGGATTTTCTTGTCATGAAAGCCTCCTTTGATGCGGAATTGACCTATGCAGTTAGTATTTTCAGTTAATATGATGTGATCTTCTATAAGTATATTCTTACTTCTATCGTAGTTACCTTTCCTCCCAAACCTCAGGGCTTTTTAAAGCTATCTCTGAAATTGCACTAAACTTTATGAAGCTTCAATGGTGGTACTAACACATTCTATTGTTAAGGGAGTGTTACACAGAATTGTATTGATTCCAACTGGAGGTCAATATGATCTCAGGAATaagaaacatatatatatatatatatatatatatatatttgaaaagaTCTTAGCGGAAGtaagtttgattaatttgtgTGGAAAACAAATCATGTTAGACCTCCCCACTTACTCAACACCCTCCAATCAAACAGAAGTATATATGCTCCAAAAGCCCTAGATCATGGAGTtcttttggtagaaattttaAGTGGAGTAATATAGGATTTAAAGACTTTTAAGATTACAAATATGATTATTCTGGTAATGaggatttcttttttaaatatttttgaaggtAAATAGATGTATTAGAAGTATAATGATAAAGACAGTGAATCAGTGGCTACCTTATTTTGTGGCATCTATAACCATATAAAGAATTTTGAAACTTATAGAAGATTCAAATCTCGAGTATCTCGAGAATATTGGTTTTTCCAAAGTGTTAGGCTTAAATTAAACTTCACAAATAACACTTAAGAATTAAACATAAAATACTACACCAAAATATTACAACCGTGGGATGCAACTAAAGACTCAAAGCTAGAACGCAGATTCACTAGGATCAACACCAAGATACTTGAAGCTTGGAGACTTACCTCACTTAGAGACTTCACCTCACAAATATTAATGTCCTAGGTCCTATTTATTCTATTACATTGTCAGTTATGATGTTTCTAGAAACCAAAAGATTATTTTcctaacttaagttggttaggCACTTAATGGTCAAGTTTGAACGATTGAGGCGGTACTTGTTTTTTCCTAGAGAATTCTAGTCAAGCAACTAGAATATTCTATTTCCTCCAATATCTCTAGACTATTTGAGAAAGAGATTGTTGGTGACTTTCTCAACAGAGAATATGTTCATTGAGAATTTGATAGGCGCAACAATTACAGACTGATGTTCCATCCTCTGTAAAGGTCAAATGAACTTATTTTATAAGTAAAGTTTATTCCTCAAAAATACAAATGGATGTGTTCTACTTGCTACACAAAGTCCTCCACATTTAGTGAAAGTCTAGTTTGATGCAGGTGGCTATTTGAAATATGAGCTGCAGTCGTGCTATTTTGGGAATGCTGAACTGGATCCTGTTCGCAATGTGGCATAATCGCTCCAGAAGCCTGATGTTGTGCATAAGTGCTTGTAATGCGCCTTTTGTGGTATTCATTTTTTGTTATGGAATACTAATAACTTGTCAAAAGGACGACATGTAAGATCAGTGGGTGAGGCAAATTCTGCGGACTTGTAAGATCAGATACTGCAGGTACTGACAATGGCAAGTCAGAACCTAATCACTTTGTAGTTTGCATAgagtaggaaaagaaaaaaagaaagaaagattcgTCCTTTCGAGTACTCTTTTGTTCTCTCTGGACAAGTTCGAAATATACTGTAGCAGCTTCGAAGTtgtcaagtgaaatcaaatgtCATCCAATATGTCAGACTCTGTTCTTTTTGGTGCAGCACATTCACATAGTTCCCTTATTCAAATAGGCCACTATCAACAACCAAAATTCACGATGCCAGAATATTATGCCTTATCTGATGCAAAGTAAAGATGCTATATTTGGGGCTTTTAGCTTATATATATCAATCTGCTTTATTTTGTCTAGAAAGCTTGAGAGATTATAATGAATGTGCTTCATTTATCTGCATATGGAAAATGCTGCATACAGTAGTGGTTCTTTCTTTCAACTGTGAAAATTATGTTTACCTTTTTGTGTATGTAAAGCATGGCCAATGGTTGGTTACTTGCAACAAGGTGGTTGTATGATTTCCATATCACAAAAAATCCAATCAGGTCAAAGGTTCTGAAATCAATTTTAATGTCCATATTTATAGTGTTTATGCTGCCTCTGCCTATGAAAATATTTAGGTCGAACATTGGGGGGATGTCCTGCACTGATCAACATTAGTAATTTAATGTGTAAGGCTTATTCGACTCTTTGTggcaatgtttttttttttttttaagttatcCTTTTCTTTGAACATATGTTCCCATAGGCTTTCGGCAGCACCTTCATTCGTCTAAGTTTGTGGCACACTTTccgtacttttcttttttcacatacatcaaTGGAAGGTGACCGACAAATGTCAGCTGGATCAACATTTGGAGGTGAGggaataatatattatacacaCTTAATTAGAATAACATTTTATTTGACATGATAAAATATATAATGtacattatttatttattatagtgTTAGGAAATACTAGAGAGATATATTCGGTGTATAGTAAGGAAATAGTGTAGGTTGATAATCATATACTATTTACACTATACACTTGATCTAATAGAGAAAATTATGATACAACATGACATAAGTGTGGGCTATTTGACACTTGCTGGAAGTAGGCTTCTTATGGTTTTCTTTGAACATATTCCTGTAAGATTTTGACAAGAACATATTATATAAGGTTTTAAAAGCTTTTGCTTCAAGAATAAtgaagaacttttttttttttcagaataaTGGAagtcaaaaattaaaattaagtgtgtttggattgtaaattatttgagatatttttactgtagcattttttgtgatgtgatgtatgtgagataaaaagataattgggaagataaaaaggtgtattgaaaattgtaatggtgatgtaagcaaatatatttgggcaAATAATCTCCTGCCCAAACAATCAAATCGTTTGGATATAGGGCTGCTATATAAAAGTTTGTTCGAcacaaatttttctatttttat contains:
- the LOC113710312 gene encoding uncharacterized protein isoform X5 gives rise to the protein MLLIYAAGVLLTSLITVPNWPFLNHHPLKWLDPSEAEKHPKPVSANTSSKKKAGKKSMAETMSVSPTNFHPTNSSLPACCFLLKCIHRGQVLPTQFELLLHQHHCNRIILRVGLRQWTITVTDHSFEEGWDAFCEHNIVKRHDTLLLRHSGNLIFDVIHFCELQKQVLLPWTVPLPDLLHMNVVASRDDIHTPTRQQQVASSLRPNFCQDLSDSICFYQIFNSATPNSLKIPRFIDHFINGSKTPKLLINTGNKSTQIGVKHERLHQNWRGFILEHQLQHNETLVFVPESENIFTALIFDDTGVEKIFPWRILPSPRGLIFKPTSSLNIPSFDAKQLAKIFRYVEILEACLHHS
- the LOC113710312 gene encoding uncharacterized protein isoform X1, whose translation is MDWQGQKLAEQLMQIMLVSSAVVAFISGYVLGSFQIMLLIYAAGVLLTSLITVPNWPFLNHHPLKWLDPSEAEKHPKPVSANTSSKKKAGKKSMAETMSVSPTNFHPTNSSLPACCFLLKCIHRGQVLPTQFELLLHQHHCNRIILRVGLRQWTITVTDHSFEEGWDAFCEHNIVKRHDTLLLRHSGNLIFDVIHFCELQKQVLLPWTVPLPDLLHMNVVASRDDIHTPTRQQQVASSLRPNFCQDLSDSICFYQIFNSATPNSLKIPRFIDHFINGSKTPKLLINTGNKSTQIGVKHERLHQNWRGFILEHQLQHNETLVFVPESENIFTALIFDDTGVEKIFPWRILPSPRGLIFKPTSSLNIPSFDAKQLAKIFRYVEILEACLHHS
- the LOC113710312 gene encoding uncharacterized protein isoform X2, whose protein sequence is MDWQGQKLAEQLMQIMLVSSAVVAFISGYVLGSFQIMLLIYAAGVLLTSLITVPNWPFLNHHPLKWLDPSEAEKHPKPVSANTSSKKKAGKKSMAETMSVSPTNFHPTNSSLPACCFLLKCIHRGQHHCNRIILRVGLRQWTITVTDHSFEEGWDAFCEHNIVKRHDTLLLRHSGNLIFDVIHFCELQKQVLLPWTVPLPDLLHMNVVASRDDIHTPTRQQQVASSLRPNFCQDLSDSICFYQIFNSATPNSLKIPRFIDHFINGSKTPKLLINTGNKSTQIGVKHERLHQNWRGFILEHQLQHNETLVFVPESENIFTALIFDDTGVEKIFPWRILPSPRGLIFKPTSSLNIPSFDAKQLAKIFRYVEILEACLHHS
- the LOC113710312 gene encoding uncharacterized protein isoform X4 — its product is MDWQGQKLAEQLMQIMLVSSAVVAFISGYVLGSFQIMLLIYAAGVLLTSLITVPNWPFLNHHPLKWLDPSEAEKHPKPVSANTSSKKKAGKKSMAETMSVSPTNFHPTNSSLPACCFLLKCIHRGQVLPTQFELLLHQHHCNRIILRVGLRQWTITVTDHSFEEGWDAFCEHNIVKRHDTLLLRHSGNLIFDVIHFCELQKQVLLPWTVPLPDLLHMNVVASRDDIHTPTRQQQVASSLRPNFCQDLSDSICFYQIFNSATPNSLKIPRFIDHFINGSKTPKLLINTGNKSTQIGVKHERLHQNWRGFILEHQLQHNETLVFVPESENIFTALIFDDTGVEKIFPWYHTFNIYSHA
- the LOC113710312 gene encoding B3 domain-containing protein REM8-like isoform X6, with the translated sequence MAETMSVSPTNFHPTNSSLPACCFLLKCIHRGQVLPTQFELLLHQHHCNRIILRVGLRQWTITVTDHSFEEGWDAFCEHNIVKRHDTLLLRHSGNLIFDVIHFCELQKQVLLPWTVPLPDLLHMNVVASRDDIHTPTRQQQVASSLRPNFCQDLSDSICFYQIFNSATPNSLKIPRFIDHFINGSKTPKLLINTGNKSTQIGVKHERLHQNWRGFILEHQLQHNETLVFVPESENIFTALIFDDTGVEKIFPWRILPSPRGLIFKPTSSLNIPSFDAKQLAKIFRYVEILEACLHHS
- the LOC113710312 gene encoding signal peptidase complex subunit 1-like isoform X9, whose translation is MDWQGQKLAEQLMQIMLVSSAVVAFISGYVLGSFQIMLLIYAAGVLLTSLITVPNWPFLNHHPLKWLDPSEAEKHPKPVSANTSSKKKAGKK
- the LOC113710312 gene encoding B3 domain-containing protein REM8-like isoform X8 gives rise to the protein MAETMSVSPTNFHPTNSSLPACCFLLKCIHRGQVLPTQFELLLHQHHCNRIILRVGLRQWTITVTDHSFEEGWDAFCEHNIVKRHDTLLLRHSGNLIFDVIHFCELQKQVLLPWTVPLPDLLHMNVVASRDDIHTPTRQQQVASSLRPNFCQDLSDSICFYQIFNSATPNSLKIPRFIDHFINGSKTPKLLINTGNKSTQIGVKHERLHQNWRGFILEHQLQHNETLVFVPESENIFTALIFDDTGVEKIFPWYHTFNIYSHA
- the LOC113710312 gene encoding uncharacterized protein isoform X7, which translates into the protein MAETMSVSPTNFHPTNSSLPACCFLLKCIHRGQHHCNRIILRVGLRQWTITVTDHSFEEGWDAFCEHNIVKRHDTLLLRHSGNLIFDVIHFCELQKQVLLPWTVPLPDLLHMNVVASRDDIHTPTRQQQVASSLRPNFCQDLSDSICFYQIFNSATPNSLKIPRFIDHFINGSKTPKLLINTGNKSTQIGVKHERLHQNWRGFILEHQLQHNETLVFVPESENIFTALIFDDTGVEKIFPWRILPSPRGLIFKPTSSLNIPSFDAKQLAKIFRYVEILEACLHHS
- the LOC113710312 gene encoding uncharacterized protein isoform X3, whose protein sequence is MDWQGQKLAEQLMQIMLVSSAVVAFISGYVLGSFQIMLLIYAAGVLLTSLITVPNWPFLNHHPLKWLDPSEAEKHPKPVSANTSSKKKAGKKSMAETMSVSPTNFHPTNSSLPACCFLLKCIHRGQVLPTQFELLLHQHHCNRIILRVGLRQWTITVTDHSFEEGWDAFCEHNIVKRHDTLLLRHSGNLIFDVIHFCELQKQVLLPWTVPLPDLLHMNVVASRDDIHTPTRQQQVASSLRPNFCQDLSDSICFYQIFNSATPNSLKIPRFIDHFINGSKTPKLLINTGNKSTQIGVKHERLHQNWRGFILEHQLQHNETLVFVPESENIFTALIFDDTGVEKIFPWYVEILEACLHHS